TCTATGACCTGACCACCGTCAAGCAAATTCTTATTATTGAGCACATGATACCGGTTTCTACATTTTGCAACAAGCAAGTTCAAGTCCTTCTCTTCACTCTCGATGTATTGTTCAACAGTCAGGTCACCAAGCAAATCTCCATAAGTGAAAAGAAGAATTGTATGTTTCCAGGCTCTTTCACCAAGAAGACCCATATGTTCCTCCAGTGActtcatctcttcatctctGAATGGCATATCTATGCGTAGAGTCAGGAGTAAAGCATGCGGTCCTGGGGGACACAGACAAATGCTGCGTAATATTTCTTGCTTGTCCAGTTCTGCTGTGTCTCTTGCTGTGAGAGTCTTCCACCAGCCTGGTGTGTCTAGGACAGTGATGACTTTTCCAGCAAACTCACTCTGGGTTTTCACACATTGTGAAGTTTTCTTCAAGCCAACGTTCTCTCTTCCAAAGATATTATTCCCGATTGAACTTTTTCCAGATCTCCGATAGCCTAGCAACACTATTCTTATGTTGGACAGGGAGCAGTTATGGCCTGGTAGACAAAAAACATGATATATTACAAGACATTTCAAAATATTAGCTCTgaaaaactgttttaaaatcTCACCTTTATGCACATCTCTTTGTTCCTGTACCATCAGGCTCCTCTTCATTGCTTTCTCCTCTGTCACTCTCCTCATCTCTTTGACATCATACAGACACCTTTGATCCATTTCATAACAGGAGCCACCATTTCCAGACACAGTATCCTCGATCATCTCAAGCAGCTCCTTCACCTGTGTCCGACTGTATCTATCGATGTTGAAAATGTGATATCGGTTCCCACATTTTTCAACAAGGCTTTGCAAAACGGTTTCTCCCTCACTTTCAATGTGCTGCTCGACCGTTTGGTCTTGAAGATGATCACCATAAGTGAACACAACTATTGTGTGCTTCCAGATGTCCTTCCCGAGAAGTTCTAGGTGCTGCTGAGCTgctcttctgtttctctctgtgtataAGGCATCCACACGTATGACCAGAAGAACAGCATGGGGTCCTGGTTGACAATGAGCCATACTTAGCACAAGCTCCTGTTTTTGAAACTCAGGAGTCTCATTCACAAGAAAGTTCTTCCACCAGCCAGGACTGTCAACCAGAGTGACCAGTCTTCCAGCTGCTACTCCACGGATCTTTGTACACTGAACAGTACTCTTTGGGGATGTGGTCTGTCTGCACACTATTGTGTTTGCTAGAGATGTTTTTCCAGCTCCTTTATTCCCAAGCAGCACAATCCTGAACTCAGAGATAAACTGTACACCTGATAGAGCAGACAGTGACATTATTTTAACCTCTCAGAGCTACTGTATATTCAGTGTTATTGCCCCTTCAGTATTCAGACCTTAAACCTCAAGGGCTTTAGCTACAGACTGCAGTTTCTCTCTTGGGTCTGCAAATTCTATCCCTAATTTTTTGTAGACCTAAATGCAAGTTCTTGTGTATAAAGTCAGTGTATAAAATCTATATACACCTTTTAATCAGTTcatctagaccaggggtcggcaacctgtGGCTCCGgggccgcaagtggctctttcatccctctgctacGGCTcactgtagatttggaaaataaatatttaatttaaatatatcttattTTAGTTCGTTAGATTTGtcactcaaaatatgcgtcataagtGCCGAGTTGCGGAATCCGACACTGAAGCAGACacagttttggtttgctgcagctggcaagttaaaatttttatgtcatgcaaggctgtcaagtgtcacgcatcaagagtgacagtcacgcatttgggtcttttatcacgccctcccgcc
This genomic stretch from Tachysurus fulvidraco isolate hzauxx_2018 chromosome 25, HZAU_PFXX_2.0, whole genome shotgun sequence harbors:
- the LOC113662218 gene encoding GTPase IMAP family member 8 isoform X2 — protein: MSLSALSGVQFISEFRIVLLGNKGAGKTSLANTIVCRQTTSPKSTVQCTKIRGVAAGRLVTLVDSPGWWKNFLVNETPEFQKQELVLSMAHCQPGPHAVLLVIRVDALYTERNRRAAQQHLELLGKDIWKHTIVVFTYGDHLQDQTVEQHIESEGETVLQSLVEKCGNRYHIFNIDRYSRTQVKELLEMIEDTVSGNGGSCYEMDQRCLYDVKEMRRVTEEKAMKRSLMVQEQRDVHKGHNCSLSNIRIVLLGYRRSGKSSIGNNIFGRENVGLKKTSQCVKTQSEFAGKVITVLDTPGWWKTLTARDTAELDKQEILRSICLCPPGPHALLLTLRIDMPFRDEEMKSLEEHMGLLGERAWKHTILLFTYGDLLGDLTVEQYIESEEKDLNLLVAKCRNRYHVLNNKNLLDGGQVIELFKKIEEMVAENEGLYYEMHPRIYKEVRRKWSLMEKKSKMRLKVKSRKMTNSVKGAGQYLSELSLVLLGYGEAGKTSAGNTILGTTDFGFKRTSWCVKRTREVDGRLLTVIDTPGWLKRLQIEEMPKLIKREILQSVSLTPPGPVCFLLVLRLDSSFQEEERRAVNDHMNLFGDKVWDQTLVLFTCGDWLGDRTIELYIECEGDALKWILEKCGNRHHILSNKNQRSSNQVTELLKKIEELMAEKKTCRSVGMWDLKENTENRMENMQAKERGLQRHKHL
- the LOC113662218 gene encoding GTPase IMAP family member 8 isoform X1; its protein translation is MAACGSSPLYGVQFISEFRIVLLGNKGAGKTSLANTIVCRQTTSPKSTVQCTKIRGVAAGRLVTLVDSPGWWKNFLVNETPEFQKQELVLSMAHCQPGPHAVLLVIRVDALYTERNRRAAQQHLELLGKDIWKHTIVVFTYGDHLQDQTVEQHIESEGETVLQSLVEKCGNRYHIFNIDRYSRTQVKELLEMIEDTVSGNGGSCYEMDQRCLYDVKEMRRVTEEKAMKRSLMVQEQRDVHKGHNCSLSNIRIVLLGYRRSGKSSIGNNIFGRENVGLKKTSQCVKTQSEFAGKVITVLDTPGWWKTLTARDTAELDKQEILRSICLCPPGPHALLLTLRIDMPFRDEEMKSLEEHMGLLGERAWKHTILLFTYGDLLGDLTVEQYIESEEKDLNLLVAKCRNRYHVLNNKNLLDGGQVIELFKKIEEMVAENEGLYYEMHPRIYKEVRRKWSLMEKKSKMRLKVKSRKMTNSVKGAGQYLSELSLVLLGYGEAGKTSAGNTILGTTDFGFKRTSWCVKRTREVDGRLLTVIDTPGWLKRLQIEEMPKLIKREILQSVSLTPPGPVCFLLVLRLDSSFQEEERRAVNDHMNLFGDKVWDQTLVLFTCGDWLGDRTIELYIECEGDALKWILEKCGNRHHILSNKNQRSSNQVTELLKKIEELMAEKKTCRSVGMWDLKENTENRMENMQAKERGLQRHKHL